Part of the Pseudodesulfovibrio hydrargyri genome is shown below.
GTCGCCGAGGCGGCGATGGTGATCTTGCCGCGCCTGAGTTCGACGATGTCGTTGAACAGCGATTCCACCTCGGCGTGCAGGGCGAACAGCTCCCGCGCCTTGGCCCGCAGAATCTCGCCGTTGGGCGTCAGCTCGATGCTCCGTCCCCGGCGGTCGAACAGGTCCACCCCGTAGAGATGCTCCAGGGCCTGCACGTGACGGCTGACCGCGGGCTGGGTGATGAACAGCTCACTGGCCGCCTTGGTGAAGCTGCCGGTCTCGCAGACGGCCATGAACACTTTCAGTGAGGTTTCATTCATAACTTCAAGTCATATCAATTATGCTTAGATATTATTTGTTTTAATCGTAAATTGAGTCGTAAAAAAAGTCCATCGTTGCAGAACAGAACCCTGCTCGAAAACTTTTATTGGAGAAATCAATGGCTAAAGAAATCGAACGCAAGTTCCTGCTGGTCGGCGACGACTGGCGCGCGCTGGCCAAGGGCACCCACTATCGCCAGGGCTACCTGAACAGCGCCAAGGAACGCACGGTCCGCGTCCGGACCATCGACGACAAGGGATTCCTGACCATCAAGGGCATCACCACCGGCGCCACCCGCGTGGAGTACGAATACGAGATCCCGCACGGCGAGTGCACCGAGATGCTCGATAACCTGGCCGAGAAGCCGATCATCGAAAAGGCCCGCTACAAGATCGAGTTCGGCGGGTTCGTCTGGGAGGTCGACGAGTTCTTCGGCGTGAACCGGGGCCTCGTGGTCGCCGAGATCGAACTGAAGAGCGAGGACCAGGCCTTTGAGAAGCCTTCCTGGGTCGGGGAGGAAGTGACCGGGGATCCCCGCTACTTCAACTCCAACCTTGTCGCCAACCCCTACACCACCTGGTAACGCACCATCCGGAGAACACCATGACAGACGTATACGGCGCCAACACGGCCACCTCGGCCGAAGAGGCCTCCAAGATCGTACCCAGGGCCGAGTTCCGCGTATTCGGCCAGGGCATCCTCGATATTGTGAAGAAATCCATGTGGAAGGCGCAGGCCAAGCTGTTCAAGGTCCGCGAGAGCCGCGAGACCTACTTCCTGTCCGCCCACACCAACGAAGCCAACGTCAAGGTCCGCGACGGGCTGCTCGACATCAAGACGAAAGTGGGTGAGACCGAGAACGGCTACGAGATTTTCCAGCCGCGCGGCAAGTTCCAGTTCCCCGTCGGCAGGGCGGAGGTCGCGACCATCCTCGAGAACATGAAGGCGCAGGTGGAGCTCGACAAGGACGAGTACACCCTCGACGACTTCATCGCCGTGGTGAATGCGCATCCCGGCCTGGCCGCGGTGACCGTGTTCAAGAAGCGCTTCGGCTTTTCCGTGGACAAGATCATCTGCGAATACGGCGTTATCGAGTTCAACGGGGCGGTCCTCGAGACCGCCTGCTGCGAAAGCGAGGACTATGCCGGCATGACCAAGGCCATCGAAGCGCTGGAAATCGGTTCCTTCGAGAACAGAAACTACCTCAAAGCCGCAAAGAGCGTCATCGGAATGGTCTAGACAGCGAGACGGCGCCCCCGGCGCAGTGCGAAAGATACCGCCCGGGGCCGGTGAGGGCCCCGGGCGCCGATGATGGAAGGAGAATGACATGACTGCCCCCAAACTCACGGTTCAAGACAGTGTCTCTTTTGATCCCCTGGACATGCGCAACTACACGCTGGAGAAGCTGCCCACGCTTCCCGCGGGGCCGATCATGGAGATGGTCAAGAAGGTCGGCGTCCCGCTGGCCGTGCTGTCTTTCTGCCTGTTCCATTTCCAGTTTTTCGAGATCGAATCCTTCGCCGCCCAGACCAAGGTCCCGGCGGCCAACTGCTACACCATGCTCGGCATCTTCGTCGCGTCCATCATCCTCTGGATATCGGAAGCCATCCCCAACTACCTGACCTCCATTTTCCTGATCATCGCCGTGGTCTTCAGCGGCATCCTCAAGGAAAAGGCCGCCTACGCGTTCTTCGGCCATCCGGTCATGATCCTCAACGTGGCCAGCTTCATCCTGGCCAGCATGCTTGTGGCCACGGGCCTGGCCAAACGGCTGGCCCTGAAGTTCATCCTCCGGGCGGGGCACCACGCCACGCCGGTCTTCTGGACCTTCCTGATCCTCAACCTCGTGCTCGGCGCGTTCATCAACGCCACCGCCGCCAAGGCGGCCCTGCTCATGCCCATCTTCATGGTCATCAGCGCCATCTACGGGGCCACGGGCGGGGACTCGCGCAACAACTTCGCGCGCAACCTGGTCCTGCAGAACCTGCTCGGCATCAACGTCTCATGCAGCGCCTACATGACCGGTTCCGCCGCCAACCTGGTGGCCGCCAGCATGCTGGCGGGCGCGGGCGCGCAGATATTCTACATGGACTGGTTCGTGGCCCTGGCTCCCCTGGCCCTGATCGTCCTCGGCCTGGGCTGGTACCTGGGCGTGAAGTTCGTCTTCCCGGTGCGGGGCGGCGA
Proteins encoded:
- a CDS encoding CYTH domain-containing protein, whose protein sequence is MAKEIERKFLLVGDDWRALAKGTHYRQGYLNSAKERTVRVRTIDDKGFLTIKGITTGATRVEYEYEIPHGECTEMLDNLAEKPIIEKARYKIEFGGFVWEVDEFFGVNRGLVVAEIELKSEDQAFEKPSWVGEEVTGDPRYFNSNLVANPYTTW
- a CDS encoding SLC13 family permease, yielding MTAPKLTVQDSVSFDPLDMRNYTLEKLPTLPAGPIMEMVKKVGVPLAVLSFCLFHFQFFEIESFAAQTKVPAANCYTMLGIFVASIILWISEAIPNYLTSIFLIIAVVFSGILKEKAAYAFFGHPVMILNVASFILASMLVATGLAKRLALKFILRAGHHATPVFWTFLILNLVLGAFINATAAKAALLMPIFMVISAIYGATGGDSRNNFARNLVLQNLLGINVSCSAYMTGSAANLVAASMLAGAGAQIFYMDWFVALAPLALIVLGLGWYLGVKFVFPVRGGENRPTIEGGLDRLKGELDRMGPVSVNEIKAAVIFLLVLGFWATDKLHGLSATAVALTGAGICLLPSFSGLPKIGVIDWNSTDIPWHLLMFSFGAYVLGGGIKATNIVGIGINNLFNAMGLNGDPNKLMIFLIIAVLFNYSSILSQSKTARTMIFFPIIIGIAQNFGWDVLGFALPMAFLINQVYVLYFNSKPATICYLANHYSSFESFKYGIVMQTVVLLCLIPWAQYVMPLMGFDSKLW